The Mycolicibacterium doricum genome includes a region encoding these proteins:
- a CDS encoding cyclopropane mycolic acid synthase family methyltransferase, producing the protein MARSGKLKPHFEDVQAHYDLSDDFFRLFLDPSQMYSCAYFERDDMTLEEAQRAKVDLALGKLGLQPGMTLLDVGCGWGYTMMRAVEKYDVNVMGLTLSKNQHAHVERVFAASDSPRSKQVLLQGWEDFDQPVDRIVSIGAFEHFGRDRWDDFFTTAYRVLPDDGVMLLHTITALTIPQMIDKGLPLTFSVARFIKFILTEIFPGGYLPTIELVGEHAGKAGFTLTREQSLQPHYAKTLDHWAAALEANKDEAIKVQSQEVYDRYMHYLTGCADAFRTGYTDVNQFTLVK; encoded by the coding sequence ATGGCACGATCGGGCAAGCTGAAGCCGCATTTCGAAGACGTCCAGGCCCATTACGACCTGTCCGACGACTTCTTCCGGCTGTTCCTCGACCCGTCGCAGATGTACAGCTGCGCGTACTTCGAGCGCGACGACATGACGCTGGAGGAGGCCCAGCGGGCCAAGGTCGACCTCGCGTTGGGCAAGCTGGGCCTGCAGCCCGGGATGACGCTGCTCGACGTCGGCTGCGGCTGGGGCTACACCATGATGCGGGCGGTGGAGAAGTACGACGTCAACGTCATGGGACTGACGCTGAGCAAGAATCAGCACGCCCATGTCGAGAGGGTGTTCGCCGCGTCGGACAGCCCGCGCAGCAAGCAGGTGCTGCTGCAGGGTTGGGAGGACTTCGACCAGCCCGTCGACCGGATCGTGTCGATCGGCGCGTTCGAGCACTTCGGCCGCGACCGTTGGGACGACTTCTTCACCACCGCCTACCGGGTGCTGCCGGACGACGGGGTGATGCTGCTGCACACCATCACGGCGCTGACCATCCCGCAGATGATCGACAAGGGCCTGCCGCTGACGTTCTCGGTCGCGCGGTTCATCAAGTTCATCCTCACCGAGATCTTTCCCGGTGGTTACCTGCCGACGATCGAACTGGTGGGCGAGCACGCCGGCAAGGCTGGGTTCACGTTGACGCGCGAGCAGTCGCTGCAGCCGCACTACGCCAAGACGCTCGACCACTGGGCGGCGGCGCTGGAGGCCAATAAGGACGAGGCCATCAAGGTGCAGTCCCAGGAGGTCTATGACCGCTACATGCACTACCTGACCGGGTGCGCCGACGCGTTCCGCACGGGCTACACCGACGTCAACCAGTTCACCCTGGTGAAGTAG
- a CDS encoding alpha/beta fold hydrolase: MQVREGKASVGGQERSDRGNGPGELQIHYEDMGDPSDPAVLLIMGLGAQLTFWREGFCRKLVDQGLRVIRFDNRDVGLSTHLDGQHTLGSQVGNMVRSLLGLKSPAVYTLEDMADDAVAVLDHLGVDKAHIVGGSMGGMIAQIVAARHAERTKTLGVIFSSNNQPLLPPPGPRQLLAVIRGPSPDAPREVIIENSIRVSKIIGSPGYPLSDEALRADAVAFYERSYYPQGIARQFNAITGSGSLRHYNKQTTAPTVVIHGKADKLMRPSGGKAIAKAIPNARLVLYDGMGHELPEPLWDDVVGELKTTFAERP, translated from the coding sequence GTGCAGGTCCGGGAAGGCAAGGCCTCCGTCGGAGGGCAGGAGCGCAGCGACCGGGGAAATGGCCCCGGTGAGCTGCAGATCCACTACGAGGACATGGGTGATCCCAGCGACCCGGCCGTGCTGCTCATCATGGGCCTCGGCGCGCAGCTGACGTTCTGGCGCGAAGGCTTCTGCCGCAAGCTCGTCGACCAGGGGCTGCGGGTGATCCGCTTCGACAACCGCGACGTCGGGCTGTCCACCCATCTGGACGGGCAGCACACCTTGGGCTCGCAGGTCGGCAACATGGTGCGCTCGCTGCTGGGCCTCAAGAGCCCGGCGGTGTACACGCTGGAGGACATGGCCGACGACGCCGTCGCGGTGCTCGACCATCTCGGTGTCGACAAGGCGCACATCGTGGGCGGTTCGATGGGCGGGATGATCGCGCAGATTGTCGCGGCGCGCCACGCCGAGCGCACGAAGACCCTGGGGGTGATTTTCTCGTCGAACAACCAGCCGTTGCTGCCGCCGCCGGGGCCGCGTCAGCTGCTGGCGGTCATCAGGGGCCCGTCGCCGGACGCCCCGCGCGAGGTGATCATCGAGAACTCGATCCGCGTCAGCAAGATCATCGGCAGCCCCGGCTATCCGTTGAGCGACGAGGCGCTGCGCGCCGACGCGGTCGCGTTCTACGAGCGGTCGTATTACCCGCAGGGCATCGCGCGGCAGTTCAACGCGATCACCGGCAGCGGCAGCCTGCGCCACTACAACAAGCAGACCACGGCGCCGACGGTCGTGATCCACGGCAAGGCCGACAAGCTGATGCGACCGTCGGGCGGCAAGGCGATCGCCAAGGCGATCCCGAACGCCCGGCTGGTGCTGTACGACGGGATGGGTCACGAGTTGCCCGAGCCGCTGTGGGACGACGTCGTCGGAGAACTCAAGACCACGTTCGCCGAACGGCCCTGA
- a CDS encoding ABC1 kinase family protein — MSATRKTQHREVPRLDRVPLPLEAARIGVTGWQVTRTGARVLTTLGGRGNLAQKVVKQVPQTFADLGPTYVKFGQIIASSPGAFGESLSREFRSLLDRVPPADPKAVHQLFKDELGDDPESLYKSFDDKPFASASIAQVHYATLHSGEEVVVKIQRPGIRRRVAADLQILKRGARIVEFAKLGQRLSAQDVVADFADNLAEELDFRLEAQSMDAWVSHMHASPLGRNIRVPQVYWDLTSEKVLTMERVSGVRIDDAAALRKKGFDGTELVKALLFSLFEGGLRHGLFHGDLHAGNLYVDDDGKIVFFDFGIMGRIDPRTRWLLRELVYALLVTKDHAAAGKIVVMMGAVGTVKPEAEAARDLEKFTTPLTMSTLGDMSYAQIGRQLSALADAYDVKLPRELVLIGKQFLYVERYMKLLAPKWQMMSDPQLTGYFANFMVDISREHKEHEYKEHADEDEELEV; from the coding sequence ATGAGTGCCACGCGAAAGACCCAGCACCGAGAGGTGCCCAGGCTGGACCGGGTGCCGCTACCGCTCGAAGCCGCCCGCATCGGCGTGACGGGGTGGCAGGTCACCCGCACCGGCGCCCGCGTCCTGACCACGCTCGGCGGACGCGGCAACCTGGCGCAGAAGGTCGTCAAACAGGTCCCGCAGACCTTCGCCGATCTCGGACCCACCTACGTCAAGTTCGGGCAGATCATCGCGTCGAGTCCGGGTGCGTTCGGCGAATCGCTGTCCCGGGAGTTCCGCAGCCTCCTCGACCGGGTGCCGCCGGCCGACCCCAAAGCTGTTCACCAACTGTTCAAAGACGAGCTCGGCGACGATCCGGAGAGCCTCTACAAGTCCTTCGACGACAAGCCGTTCGCCTCGGCGTCCATCGCGCAGGTGCACTACGCGACCCTGCACAGCGGTGAAGAGGTCGTCGTCAAGATCCAGCGCCCGGGCATCCGCCGCCGCGTCGCCGCCGATCTGCAGATCCTCAAGCGCGGCGCCCGCATCGTCGAGTTCGCCAAGCTCGGTCAGCGCCTCTCGGCCCAGGACGTGGTGGCCGACTTCGCCGACAACCTCGCCGAGGAGCTCGACTTCCGCCTCGAGGCGCAGTCGATGGATGCGTGGGTGTCGCACATGCACGCCTCGCCGCTGGGCCGCAACATCCGGGTGCCGCAGGTGTACTGGGACTTGACGAGCGAGAAGGTGCTCACCATGGAGCGGGTGTCGGGCGTGCGCATCGACGACGCCGCCGCGCTCCGCAAGAAGGGCTTCGACGGCACCGAGCTGGTCAAGGCGCTGCTGTTCAGCCTGTTCGAAGGGGGGCTGCGGCACGGGTTGTTCCACGGTGACCTGCACGCCGGCAACCTCTACGTCGACGACGACGGCAAGATCGTGTTCTTCGACTTCGGCATCATGGGCCGCATCGACCCGCGCACCCGCTGGCTGCTGCGCGAGCTGGTGTACGCGCTGCTGGTGACCAAGGACCACGCCGCGGCGGGCAAGATCGTGGTGATGATGGGCGCGGTCGGCACGGTCAAGCCGGAGGCCGAGGCCGCCAGGGACCTGGAGAAGTTCACCACCCCGCTGACCATGTCGACGCTGGGCGACATGAGCTACGCCCAGATCGGCAGGCAGCTCTCGGCGCTGGCCGACGCCTACGACGTGAAGTTGCCCCGCGAGCTGGTGCTGATCGGCAAGCAGTTCCTCTACGTCGAGCGGTACATGAAGCTGCTGGCGCCGAAGTGGCAGATGATGAGTGACCCGCAGCTGACCGGGTATTTCGCGAACTTCATGGTCGACATCAGCCGTGAGCACAAGGAACACGAATACAAGGAACACGCCGACGAAGACGAAGAGCTGGAGGTCTAG
- a CDS encoding acyltransferase family protein codes for MATIVDRYRDAARRRRRRAERANQRLDIQGLRMVAVLAVFAHHLWDWPRSGFVGIDVFFVVSGFLVTTSLLTSDTPATLTSFYWNRLRRIVPVAAVVLLATYVASALVLTPAQARATGTDAVFAFFGVANWRFAVDGTGASPVAHFWALSVAEQFWLVWPLLLLAVGVLAARKAHITTAAVLTVASFGWALYQTASDPALAYLDTFARLWELGVGALLAMAAAQLARVPPAVKPLLSWAGLLLVGASVFVVPAAGFPAPWALLPVAGAALVLAAGVGGEPRFQPLLDNRVSTYVGDLSYALFLVHWPVIVILAALMDRGPYFDICVLAFAFGLAVACHHFVETPLRRASKEAFRQARKDLQHGVFQVEHRTKAAAVGALVLIAVGLCAFAARPDAYAPHTTTVVSEGL; via the coding sequence ATGGCGACGATCGTGGACCGGTACCGCGATGCCGCGCGGCGGCGGCGGCGCCGCGCTGAGCGCGCGAACCAGCGCCTCGACATCCAGGGACTCCGGATGGTCGCGGTGCTCGCGGTGTTCGCCCATCACCTCTGGGACTGGCCGCGGTCAGGGTTCGTCGGCATCGACGTCTTCTTCGTGGTCTCCGGCTTCCTGGTCACCACCAGCCTGCTGACCTCCGACACGCCCGCCACACTGACGTCGTTCTACTGGAACCGGCTGCGCCGCATCGTGCCGGTCGCGGCCGTCGTCCTGCTGGCCACCTACGTCGCCTCGGCGCTCGTTCTCACGCCGGCCCAAGCGCGGGCCACCGGCACCGACGCCGTGTTCGCGTTCTTCGGGGTGGCGAACTGGCGCTTCGCGGTCGACGGCACCGGCGCGTCACCGGTCGCGCACTTCTGGGCCCTGTCGGTCGCCGAACAGTTCTGGCTTGTCTGGCCGCTGCTGCTCCTGGCGGTCGGCGTGCTCGCCGCCCGGAAGGCCCACATCACCACGGCGGCCGTCCTCACCGTCGCCTCCTTCGGCTGGGCGCTGTACCAAACGGCGAGCGATCCCGCCCTCGCCTACCTCGACACCTTCGCCCGCCTATGGGAACTCGGCGTCGGCGCGCTGCTTGCCATGGCGGCCGCGCAGCTCGCCAGGGTTCCGCCCGCCGTGAAGCCGCTGCTGTCCTGGGCGGGCCTGCTGCTGGTCGGCGCCAGCGTGTTCGTCGTGCCCGCCGCGGGCTTCCCGGCGCCGTGGGCGCTGCTGCCGGTTGCCGGCGCCGCGCTGGTCCTCGCGGCCGGGGTCGGGGGTGAACCGCGGTTCCAGCCGCTGCTCGACAACCGGGTGAGCACCTACGTCGGCGACCTGTCCTACGCGTTGTTCCTGGTGCACTGGCCGGTGATCGTCATCCTCGCGGCGCTGATGGACCGCGGCCCGTACTTCGACATCTGCGTGCTGGCGTTCGCGTTCGGTCTCGCCGTCGCCTGTCACCACTTCGTCGAAACGCCCTTGCGGCGCGCGAGCAAGGAAGCCTTCCGCCAGGCGCGCAAAGACCTGCAGCATGGGGTGTTCCAGGTGGAGCACCGAACGAAGGCCGCGGCCGTCGGCGCGCTGGTCCTGATCGCGGTCGGGTTGTGCGCCTTCGCGGCCCGCCCCGACGCCTACGCACCGCACACCACCACCGTCGTCTCCGAGGGATTGTGA
- a CDS encoding ATP-binding protein, translated as MELLIIDDWFLTTPSRQQIQQLHTLIDRRHKTASTIYCTQLPPGQWHDRMEEKILADAIIDRITTNAHATVLTCDESMRKHFGLPG; from the coding sequence GTGGAGTTGTTGATCATCGATGACTGGTTCCTCACCACGCCGAGCCGCCAGCAGATTCAGCAGCTGCACACCTTGATCGATCGACGGCATAAGACGGCATCGACGATCTACTGCACCCAGCTGCCGCCCGGCCAGTGGCACGACCGCATGGAGGAGAAGATCCTCGCCGACGCGATTATCGATCGCATCACCACCAACGCCCATGCCACCGTGCTGACCTGCGACGAATCAATGCGCAAGCACTTCGGCCTGCCCGGCTGA
- the istA gene encoding IS21 family transposase yields the protein MSFADPLTGAATEAWLFVAALSFSAFTYVEAFTDMTLVSWIDAHVHAFEAFGGTARLLVPDNLRTGVSRADRYEPALNPAYAGLAEHYGTAIIPARVKRPRDKPVVEGSVRFVANQVAAVLRDRRFVGLAELNEALFDVVEAINARPFQKREDSRQIVFLRDEQPLLHPLPPVRFELADLRKAKAGPNYHIQVDRNFYSVPSTLIGQSLDVRLTSGTVEVFVGTERVACHVRFKGVRGRYATVAEHMPAGHRHRLADWSPARFEQWAATIGPNTMASIQTILASRTIVEQSYRSCLGVMALAKRQGGAARLEDTCGRALGATPAPSYTLIRSYGPRGNLPIHHRWRPSVTPASCAAPTTTARAGPIMIDVQTLDRLKAMRLSGMAEYFENLAAVTGAQPPTGPEMVKMAVDWEYERRRNSKLHRLRRHAALAQPAADIADIKAMPGRNVDAELIARLAVGNYLQNRQDVILQGPTGAGKTYVACALGNKACQQYRSVLYLPAGELFDRLTIAERTGGANAAWTPWSRWSC from the coding sequence ATGAGCTTCGCCGACCCGCTGACCGGTGCGGCGACCGAGGCGTGGCTGTTCGTGGCCGCGCTGTCGTTTTCGGCTTTCACGTATGTGGAGGCGTTCACCGATATGACGCTGGTGTCGTGGATCGATGCGCATGTGCACGCATTCGAGGCTTTTGGCGGCACGGCCCGACTGCTGGTCCCGGACAACCTTCGCACCGGCGTATCGCGGGCCGACCGCTACGAACCGGCGCTGAACCCGGCTTATGCCGGGCTGGCCGAGCATTACGGCACCGCGATCATCCCGGCCAGGGTCAAGCGGCCGCGCGACAAGCCGGTCGTGGAAGGCAGCGTGCGGTTCGTCGCCAACCAGGTCGCCGCGGTGCTGCGTGATCGCAGGTTCGTGGGCCTGGCCGAGTTGAACGAGGCCCTCTTCGATGTGGTCGAGGCGATCAATGCGCGGCCATTTCAGAAGCGGGAGGACTCCAGGCAGATCGTATTCCTACGAGACGAGCAGCCACTGCTGCATCCCTTGCCGCCGGTGCGGTTCGAGTTAGCGGATCTACGAAAAGCCAAGGCAGGACCGAACTATCACATTCAAGTGGACCGCAATTTCTACTCAGTGCCATCGACGCTGATCGGGCAGAGTCTGGATGTGCGCCTGACCTCAGGCACCGTGGAGGTCTTCGTCGGCACCGAACGCGTGGCCTGCCATGTCCGGTTCAAAGGTGTTCGCGGCCGGTATGCCACCGTGGCCGAGCACATGCCTGCCGGGCATCGACACCGACTGGCCGACTGGAGCCCGGCCCGCTTCGAGCAGTGGGCGGCAACCATCGGCCCGAACACCATGGCGTCGATCCAGACGATCCTGGCCTCCCGCACGATCGTCGAGCAGTCCTACCGGTCGTGTTTGGGGGTGATGGCATTGGCCAAACGCCAAGGCGGTGCGGCTCGGCTCGAAGACACCTGTGGCCGGGCGCTGGGCGCGACACCGGCACCGTCCTACACGCTGATCAGAAGCTATGGGCCACGTGGGAACCTGCCGATCCACCACCGGTGGCGTCCCTCGGTGACGCCGGCTTCGTGCGCGGCGCCGACTACTACGGCCAGGGCGGGGCCAATCATGATCGACGTGCAGACCTTGGACAGGCTCAAGGCGATGCGCCTGTCAGGCATGGCCGAGTACTTCGAGAACCTCGCCGCCGTCACCGGTGCGCAACCGCCCACCGGCCCGGAGATGGTCAAGATGGCCGTCGACTGGGAATACGAACGCCGCCGCAACAGCAAGCTGCACCGACTGCGCCGACACGCAGCACTGGCCCAACCCGCCGCCGACATCGCTGACATCAAAGCCATGCCCGGCCGCAACGTGGATGCCGAGCTGATCGCCCGCCTCGCCGTCGGCAACTACCTGCAAAACCGTCAGGACGTCATCCTGCAGGGCCCGACCGGCGCCGGGAAGACCTATGTAGCCTGCGCGCTGGGCAACAAGGCCTGCCAGCAATACCGCAGTGTGCTGTACTTGCCGGCCGGTGAACTGTTCGACCGGCTCACCATCGCCGAACGCACCGGGGGCGCAAACGCTGCCTGGACACCCTGGTCAAGGTGGAGTTGTTGA
- a CDS encoding helix-turn-helix domain-containing protein, translating to MVDYKQILRLRAEGVSQRGIADVLGCSRNTVASVFAAATAAGVGLGGGGPRC from the coding sequence ATGGTCGACTACAAACAGATCCTGCGGCTACGTGCAGAAGGGGTGAGTCAGCGCGGTATCGCCGATGTGCTGGGCTGCTCGCGCAACACCGTGGCGTCGGTGTTCGCAGCCGCAACTGCGGCCGGCGTGGGCTTGGGAGGTGGCGGACCTCGCTGCTGA
- a CDS encoding DUF6973 domain-containing protein produces MTEDPDGMVDWEPPWPASIFTDAQSVTAGEARMLDDLGLLGQRDMQQIKEAARAEANSRFAPPSGNEVNNHNDAFRHAYWNALMTQRFGEEWTGQFTTAHERLPDNNASNEAMDLWNNEVGRRIAAANPDASPEQLAGMVEQAVRNGETVVIRPDGQGVIWSNEIPVGGPTGDSSGSVPVAGNAPGPVPIPHPRGGYDPGQPGGYGTTAGGY; encoded by the coding sequence GTGACAGAAGATCCCGATGGCATGGTCGACTGGGAGCCGCCATGGCCGGCGAGCATTTTCACAGATGCGCAAAGCGTCACCGCCGGCGAGGCGCGGATGCTCGACGATCTCGGATTATTGGGGCAGCGCGACATGCAGCAGATCAAGGAGGCCGCGCGGGCCGAGGCCAACTCGCGGTTTGCTCCACCCAGCGGTAACGAGGTCAACAACCACAACGACGCCTTTCGACACGCCTACTGGAACGCCCTGATGACCCAGCGGTTCGGGGAAGAGTGGACGGGCCAATTCACGACAGCGCACGAGCGACTCCCTGACAACAACGCCTCCAACGAGGCGATGGACTTATGGAATAACGAGGTCGGGCGTCGAATCGCGGCCGCCAATCCAGATGCCTCTCCTGAGCAGCTCGCCGGCATGGTCGAGCAGGCGGTGCGCAATGGCGAGACGGTCGTGATCCGCCCCGATGGACAAGGCGTGATTTGGAGCAATGAAATCCCAGTGGGTGGCCCCACAGGTGATTCCAGCGGCAGCGTTCCGGTTGCGGGCAATGCACCCGGTCCAGTGCCGATCCCCCATCCGCGAGGAGGCTACGACCCCGGACAACCGGGTGGATACGGCACGACGGCAGGGGGATACTGA
- a CDS encoding lantibiotic dehydratase, producing MTAIPGQHPHPDSAALSDTVVVRCSLGKVADYPDDPVECGDLDAIARLWSGDGIREAVLLASPVLAAQVEKLLAPSGTDTPVKKRKRLHKALLKYAIRLSTRRTRFGMCAENRGRFNAIIGLSVGPPVVEWVRDLCLRVGAGDISADAAVDTVVDYYRSSYPDAFA from the coding sequence ATGACCGCAATACCCGGGCAACATCCTCACCCGGACTCGGCGGCATTATCCGACACCGTGGTCGTGCGGTGTTCGCTGGGGAAGGTCGCCGACTATCCCGATGATCCCGTCGAGTGTGGTGACCTCGACGCCATCGCGCGGCTGTGGTCGGGCGATGGGATCCGTGAGGCGGTGCTGCTCGCCAGCCCGGTGCTGGCGGCCCAGGTCGAAAAGCTCCTGGCGCCCTCGGGTACCGACACGCCCGTGAAGAAGCGCAAGCGCCTGCACAAGGCACTGCTGAAGTACGCGATACGCCTGAGCACCAGGCGCACGCGGTTCGGCATGTGCGCCGAAAACCGGGGACGGTTCAATGCAATCATCGGACTATCGGTTGGCCCTCCAGTCGTGGAATGGGTTCGGGATCTCTGCTTGCGCGTCGGCGCCGGCGACATAAGCGCCGACGCGGCCGTGGATACCGTCGTCGATTACTACCGGAGCTCATACCCCGATGCGTTCGCCTAG
- a CDS encoding WXG100 family type VII secretion target, whose translation MGELRVNPSEVHRSAVEVGDIATTVKSALSDSDTHIASAQSGWVGKSADALASMAAEWQEATNTLAEILIEHGNNFTAAANQYGLVDESGADSVRQAAENM comes from the coding sequence ATGGGTGAGCTGAGGGTAAACCCGTCGGAGGTTCACCGGTCGGCCGTCGAGGTCGGTGACATCGCCACGACCGTGAAGTCCGCTCTCTCTGACAGCGACACCCACATTGCTTCGGCTCAGTCCGGTTGGGTGGGCAAGTCGGCCGATGCGTTGGCGTCGATGGCAGCCGAATGGCAAGAGGCGACGAATACTCTGGCCGAGATTCTCATCGAGCACGGAAACAACTTCACCGCGGCGGCAAATCAGTACGGTTTGGTCGACGAGTCGGGCGCGGATTCGGTGCGTCAAGCCGCCGAGAACATGTGA
- a CDS encoding oxygenase MpaB family protein encodes MDMPHEILTEWLRGRIDYGGMRRNYFRGMEFATPAGDPGWFGPKSAVWRVHSHMEALIFGLQCAAYMERLDPSIFWMGMHHSRLVERDESGTATGRLDPAGAMARLGHSVAFFIGTAYGSTDTAERLATTVRSMHHTVKGVRPDGLRYDADDPDWLRWNYATVVWGIATAHELYHPNPLSGREIDRYYGEFVRIGHALGGTDLPATKADTAECLKSYLPRLAVTHGTAMATGPNVALPHSILDWAIRDTMPKWAKQLIQHSDPNIVERTARRAAVWGVINGLHAAAGPAPEFQQAHARVKGGTTVPHTVPTYVLGSDPKLSRDEIERSFA; translated from the coding sequence GTGGACATGCCGCACGAGATCCTCACCGAGTGGTTGCGCGGACGCATCGACTACGGCGGTATGCGGCGCAACTACTTCCGCGGCATGGAGTTCGCAACCCCGGCCGGCGACCCGGGCTGGTTCGGCCCGAAAAGCGCTGTGTGGCGGGTTCATTCGCATATGGAGGCGCTGATCTTCGGCCTGCAGTGCGCGGCGTACATGGAGCGCCTGGACCCGAGCATCTTCTGGATGGGCATGCACCATTCCCGCCTGGTCGAGCGCGACGAGAGCGGCACCGCCACCGGCCGCCTCGACCCCGCCGGCGCGATGGCGCGGCTCGGGCATTCGGTGGCGTTCTTCATCGGCACGGCCTACGGGTCGACGGACACCGCCGAGCGGCTGGCCACCACCGTCAGGTCCATGCACCACACCGTCAAGGGGGTGCGCCCCGACGGGCTGCGCTATGACGCCGATGATCCCGACTGGCTGCGCTGGAACTACGCCACCGTCGTGTGGGGTATCGCGACCGCGCACGAGCTTTACCACCCCAACCCGTTGAGCGGCAGAGAGATCGACCGCTACTACGGCGAGTTCGTCCGCATCGGTCACGCGCTCGGCGGTACCGACCTGCCCGCCACCAAGGCCGACACCGCCGAGTGCCTCAAGTCGTACCTGCCCAGGCTCGCGGTCACCCACGGCACGGCGATGGCCACCGGCCCGAACGTCGCGCTGCCGCACAGCATCCTCGACTGGGCGATCCGCGACACCATGCCGAAGTGGGCCAAGCAGCTGATCCAGCACAGCGACCCCAACATCGTCGAGCGCACCGCCCGGCGCGCCGCGGTGTGGGGTGTGATCAACGGCCTGCACGCCGCGGCCGGACCGGCGCCCGAATTCCAGCAGGCGCACGCTCGGGTCAAGGGCGGCACCACCGTCCCGCACACCGTGCCGACGTATGTCCTCGGGTCAGATCCGAAGCTCAGCCGCGACGAGATCGAGCGCAGCTTCGCCTGA
- a CDS encoding DinB family protein, with amino-acid sequence MPGMPPPAADERQSLVEFLAFNQNAFFSVAYGLTDEQARSAPSVSALSIGGLVKHAAGVQQGWTQRAASAPEFPPPDPRPVEEQMRDYQDQYVMRDDETLEELLDALRVQNAETLRVFGGADLDTPVPVPHEVPWFPKDVDHWSVRWVALHLVEELTRHAGHADIIRESIDQATMYELMAANEGWPETDFVRRWRPTTV; translated from the coding sequence ATGCCCGGTATGCCCCCGCCCGCCGCCGACGAACGCCAGAGTCTGGTCGAATTCCTCGCGTTCAACCAGAACGCGTTCTTCTCCGTCGCCTATGGGTTGACCGACGAGCAGGCCCGTTCGGCGCCGTCGGTCAGCGCACTGTCGATCGGCGGGTTGGTCAAACACGCCGCCGGTGTGCAGCAGGGGTGGACGCAGCGGGCGGCCAGCGCGCCGGAGTTCCCGCCGCCGGACCCGCGGCCGGTCGAGGAGCAGATGCGCGACTACCAGGACCAGTACGTCATGCGGGACGACGAGACGCTCGAGGAACTGCTCGATGCTCTGCGCGTACAGAACGCCGAGACGTTGCGGGTGTTCGGCGGGGCCGACCTCGACACCCCGGTCCCGGTGCCGCACGAGGTGCCGTGGTTCCCGAAGGACGTCGACCACTGGTCGGTGCGCTGGGTGGCGCTGCACCTCGTCGAGGAGTTGACGCGTCACGCCGGGCACGCCGACATCATCCGCGAGTCGATCGACCAAGCGACGATGTACGAGTTGATGGCCGCCAACGAAGGGTGGCCTGAGACGGACTTCGTCCGGCGCTGGCGGCCGACAACGGTGTAA
- a CDS encoding nucleotidyltransferase family protein has protein sequence MSARNDALRDALRRSASALRAHGPDFALAGSYALWAYGGPEPVHDVDFVVAEEDAESAALTLEKAGFRIERTPEDWLFKACVGEDFVIDVLHALNGTPVTAQDVAAANELDVLAIRMRVLPPTHVMTEKLNSLNEHQCDYSALLPAARAVRECVDWAKVRADTAENPFASTFLVLTDRLGITA, from the coding sequence ATGTCCGCCCGTAACGACGCGCTGCGCGATGCGCTGCGCCGCTCGGCCTCCGCGCTGCGCGCGCACGGCCCCGACTTCGCGCTGGCCGGCAGCTATGCGCTGTGGGCGTACGGGGGTCCCGAACCGGTGCACGACGTGGACTTCGTCGTCGCCGAGGAGGACGCCGAGTCCGCGGCGCTGACGCTGGAGAAAGCCGGGTTCCGTATCGAGCGCACCCCGGAAGACTGGCTGTTCAAGGCGTGCGTGGGTGAGGACTTCGTGATCGACGTGCTGCACGCGCTCAACGGCACACCGGTGACGGCGCAGGACGTGGCCGCCGCCAACGAACTCGACGTGCTGGCAATCCGGATGCGGGTGCTGCCGCCCACCCACGTCATGACCGAGAAGCTCAACTCGCTCAACGAGCACCAGTGTGACTATTCGGCGCTGCTGCCCGCCGCGCGGGCCGTGCGGGAGTGCGTCGACTGGGCGAAAGTGCGCGCCGACACCGCCGAAAACCCCTTTGCCAGTACGTTTTTGGTGCTCACCGACCGGCTCGGCATCACGGCCTGA